GTGCTGTCGCTGACCCTCGCGATGGCCGCCGACCACGTCCGTGAGGGCATCCGCGTCAACTGCGTCAACCCCGGTACCGCCGACACCCCCTGGGTCGGCCGCCTGCTCGACCAGGCGCCCGACCCGGCTGCCGAACGCGCCGCCCTCGAAGCGCGCCAGCCCACGGGACGGCTGGTCGGCGCCGACGAGATCGCCGCCGCGGTCGCCTACCTCGCCGGCCCGTCCGCCGCCGCCGTCACGGGCACGGCACTCGCGGTCGACGGCGGCATGCAGGGCCTGCGTCTGCGCCCCGCCAACTGACCAGGCCCCGCCCCACGACTCCGCTCGCCTGCACCCCCCTCGACCAGGCCGCGTCGTCCCACTCCGATCCCTCCGACCCGGTCCGAGCCGACACCCACCCAAGGACGGAACTCCCAATGCCGCAAAACCCTGTGGGGCGATCCCCACGCACCGCACTGCGTACGAGCGCCGCGGCCTGCGCCGCGCTGCTCGCCGTCACCGCCCTCGCGGGCTGCAACCGTGACTCGGGGAGCGGGGACGCCGAAGGCGGCGGCAAGGTCGGTATCGACCTGCCGCGCAGCGACAGCGACTTCTGGAACTCCTACCAGCAGTACATCGAGTCCGGCATCAAGGACGAGGGCATCGACGCGCTGTCGCTGACCAACTCGCAGAACGACATCGGCAAACTCGTCTCCAACGTCCAGGCGTTCACCGACCAGGGCGCCAAGGCCGTGGTCATGGCCCCGCAGGACACCGGCGCGATAGCCGAGACGCTGGCCGACCTCAACGAGAAGAAGATCCCCGTCGTCAGCGTCGACACCCGCCCCGACAAGGGCGACGTCTACATGGTCGTCCGGGCCGACAACCGCGCGTACGGCCAGAAGGCGTGCGAGTACCTCGGCGAGCAGCTGGGCGGCAAGGGCAAGGTCGCCGAGTTCCAGGGAGACCTGGCCTCCATCAACGGCCGGGACCGCTCCGAGGCGTTCAAGACCTGCATGGACGAGAAGTTCCCGGACATCGAGGTCTTCGAGCTGGCCACCGAGTGGAAGGGCGAGGTGGCGTCCGCCAAGCTCCAGTCCACCCTCGCCGCGCACCCGGACCTCAACGGCATCTACATGCAGGCCGGCGGCGTCTTCCTCCAGCCCACGCTCGCCCTCCTGGAGCAGAAGAAGCTCCTCAAGCCGGCGGGGGAGAAGGGCCACATCACCATCATCTCCAACGACGGCATCCCGGAGGAGCTGGACGCCATCCGGGCGGGCACCATCGACGCCACGATCTCGCAGCCCGCGGACCTGTACGCCAAGTACGCGCTGTACTGGGCGAAGGAGTCGCTGGCCGGCACGGAGCCGAAGGAGGGCCCGACCGACCACGACTCCACCATCATCAAGATCCCGAACGGCTTCGAGGACCAGCTGCCCGCGCCCCTGGTGACCAAGGACAACGTGGACGACAAGGCGCTGTGGGCCAACCAGCTGGAGAAGAAGAGCTAGTCATGGACCAGGCACCTGCGGCCGGAGCGCCGGCAGCGGCGGCGCCCGCCGTCCACGCGGAGGGCATCGTCAAGCGCTTCGGTCCCACCGTGGCACTCGACGGTGTCCGGCTTACCGTCGCGCCCGGCGAGTCCCACGCACTCGTCGGGCGCAACGGCGCCGGCAAGTCCACCCTCGTCAGCGTCCTCACCGGACTGCACGAGGCCGACGCGGGAAAGGTGAGCTTCGGCGGTGAACCGGCGCCCGCCTTCGGCGACATCACGGCCTGGCAGTCCAAGGTCGCCTGCGTCTACCAGAAGTCGATGGTCGTCCCCGACCTGACCGTCGCCGAGAACCTCTTCCTCAACAACTACGGCCTGGACAAAGGGCGTTCCGGGATCGGCGGCCGGCTCATCAGCTGGCGCCGGCTCCGCGCCCGCGCCGAGGAACTGCTCGCCGAGTACGGCGTGAGTGTCGACCCCGACACCCGGGCCAAGGATCTCGCCGTCGAACAGCGGCAGTTCGTGGAGATCGCCCGCGCCCTGTCCTTCGGTGCCCGGCTGATCATCCTGGACGAGCCGACCGCACAGCTCGACGCGCGCGGCATCGACAGCCTCTTCGAGAAGCTCCGCGACCTCCGGAGCCAGGGGGTGGCGTTCCTCTTCATCTCGCACCACCTCCAGGAGGTGTACGAGCTGTGCTCCACCGTCACCGTCTACCGCGACGCCCGCCACGTCCTGACGGCGCCGGTCGCCGATCTGGCCAAGGCGGACCTCGTCACGGCCATGACGGGCGACTCGGCGGGCTCGGCCGCCGCCTGGCACGCCGCCCGCGCGGTCGTGCCGGACAGCACGGCGCAGCCCGTACTGACCACCGAAGGGCTCACCCTGGAGGGCGAGTTCGAACCGCTCGACCTCCAGGTACGGCCCGGTGAGGTCCTCGGCCTCGCCGGCTCGGCGGCCAGCGGCAACACGGCGCTCGGCGAGACCCTCGCCGGGATGCGCAAGGCGACCGGCGGCCGGATCGCCGTACGCGACCGGACCGTCCGGCCCGGCAGCGTGCCGCACGCGCTGGACGCCGGGATCGGCTACATCCCCGAGGACCGGCACCTCCAGGGGCTCGTACTGAACCGCAGCGTCGCCGAGAACGCCACGCTCACCGTCGCCGACCAGCTCGGCCCGTGGGGGACCGTACTGCCCTCCCGCACCAGGGAGTTCGCCCGGTCCATGATCGCTTCGCTGGACATCAAGACGACCGGGCCGGAACAGCCGGTGGCGGGCCTGTCCGGCGGCAACCAGCAGAAGGTGGTCGTCGCCCGCGCCCTGGCCCGCGCGCCCAGTGTGCTGGTGGCGCTGCGTCCCACGGCGGGCGTGGACGTCAAGTCGAAGGACTCGCTGCTCGGCGTCGTACGCCGGGTGGCGGACGAGGGAAACGCGGCCGTGATCATCTCCGACGAACTGGATGATCTGCGGGTCTGCGACCGCGTACTGGCCCTGTTCCACGGGCGAGTGGTGGCAACGTTCGGGAGCGGGTGGACCGACCGGGAACTGGTCGCCGCCATGGAAGGTGTGGGGGAGAACCGATGACCGACACGATACGACCGCCGGTGCCGGCCAAGGCACGCGACGACGACCATCCGCTGAACCGGCTCAAGCTCATCCGGTGGAGCGACTTCTCCCTGGTGCCGGTGATCCTGGTGCTGTTGGTGATCGGTTTCATCGTCTCGCCGGTCTTCCTCACCTCCAACAACCTGATCAGCGTCGTCCAGCAGTCGTCCGAACTGAGCCTGCTGGTGCTCGGCCAGGCGCTGATCCTGATCTGCGGCCGGATGGACCTGTCGCTGGAGTCGACCATCGGCATCGCGCCGGTCGTCGCCATGTGGATGGTGCTGCCGTCCGAGGGCGGCCGGTTCGCCGGTCTCGACCTGCTGCCCGTCTGGTCGGCCATCCCGCTCTGTCTGCTGGTCGGCCTGGTCGTGGGCGTGATCAACGGCTTCCTGATCCTGAAGCTGCGGGTCAACGGCTTCATCGCCACCCTCGGCATGCTCACCATGCTGCGCGGTCTCCAGATCGGCATCACCGAGGGCAAGTCGATCACCGATGTCCCGGAGTCCTTCCGCTACCTCGGCAAGACCGACTGGCTCGGGGCGCCCGCCGCCGTCTGGATCTGTCTCGCGCTGTTCGCGCTCGGTGGCGCCGCCCTGGCCTGGCTGCGGCACGGGCGCGCGCTGTACGCGATCGGCGGCAACCCGGAGGCGGCGCGCGCCGCCGGGGTCCGGGTGGACCGGATCACCTGGATCGTGCTCGCCATCGGCGGTGTCCTCGCGGCCTTCGCCGGTGTCCTCTACACGGGCCACTACGGTTCCGTGGCCGCCACCCAGGGCAACGGCTGGATCTTCCAGGTCTTCGCCGCGGCCGTGATCGGCGGCATCAGCCTCAAGGGCGGGCGCGGCACGCTGTTCGGCGCGCTGACCGGTGTGCTGACGCTCCAGCTGGTCGTGAACGTGATGACGCTGGGCGGGGTGCCCGCGCTCTGGAACCAGTTCCTGAACGGCGCGATCATCATCGTCGCCCTGGTGATCTCGCGGTTCGCGAGCGGCGAGAAACAGGACTGACCGGCCGCTGCCCGCGCGTGACGAGTCGGGCGCCGGCCACGGACAACGG
Above is a window of Streptomyces sp. NBC_01498 DNA encoding:
- a CDS encoding sugar ABC transporter substrate-binding protein, which produces MPQNPVGRSPRTALRTSAAACAALLAVTALAGCNRDSGSGDAEGGGKVGIDLPRSDSDFWNSYQQYIESGIKDEGIDALSLTNSQNDIGKLVSNVQAFTDQGAKAVVMAPQDTGAIAETLADLNEKKIPVVSVDTRPDKGDVYMVVRADNRAYGQKACEYLGEQLGGKGKVAEFQGDLASINGRDRSEAFKTCMDEKFPDIEVFELATEWKGEVASAKLQSTLAAHPDLNGIYMQAGGVFLQPTLALLEQKKLLKPAGEKGHITIISNDGIPEELDAIRAGTIDATISQPADLYAKYALYWAKESLAGTEPKEGPTDHDSTIIKIPNGFEDQLPAPLVTKDNVDDKALWANQLEKKS
- a CDS encoding sugar ABC transporter ATP-binding protein; translation: MDQAPAAGAPAAAAPAVHAEGIVKRFGPTVALDGVRLTVAPGESHALVGRNGAGKSTLVSVLTGLHEADAGKVSFGGEPAPAFGDITAWQSKVACVYQKSMVVPDLTVAENLFLNNYGLDKGRSGIGGRLISWRRLRARAEELLAEYGVSVDPDTRAKDLAVEQRQFVEIARALSFGARLIILDEPTAQLDARGIDSLFEKLRDLRSQGVAFLFISHHLQEVYELCSTVTVYRDARHVLTAPVADLAKADLVTAMTGDSAGSAAAWHAARAVVPDSTAQPVLTTEGLTLEGEFEPLDLQVRPGEVLGLAGSAASGNTALGETLAGMRKATGGRIAVRDRTVRPGSVPHALDAGIGYIPEDRHLQGLVLNRSVAENATLTVADQLGPWGTVLPSRTREFARSMIASLDIKTTGPEQPVAGLSGGNQQKVVVARALARAPSVLVALRPTAGVDVKSKDSLLGVVRRVADEGNAAVIISDELDDLRVCDRVLALFHGRVVATFGSGWTDRELVAAMEGVGENR
- a CDS encoding ABC transporter permease, whose protein sequence is MTDTIRPPVPAKARDDDHPLNRLKLIRWSDFSLVPVILVLLVIGFIVSPVFLTSNNLISVVQQSSELSLLVLGQALILICGRMDLSLESTIGIAPVVAMWMVLPSEGGRFAGLDLLPVWSAIPLCLLVGLVVGVINGFLILKLRVNGFIATLGMLTMLRGLQIGITEGKSITDVPESFRYLGKTDWLGAPAAVWICLALFALGGAALAWLRHGRALYAIGGNPEAARAAGVRVDRITWIVLAIGGVLAAFAGVLYTGHYGSVAATQGNGWIFQVFAAAVIGGISLKGGRGTLFGALTGVLTLQLVVNVMTLGGVPALWNQFLNGAIIIVALVISRFASGEKQD